In Hevea brasiliensis isolate MT/VB/25A 57/8 chromosome 13, ASM3005281v1, whole genome shotgun sequence, a single genomic region encodes these proteins:
- the LOC110670720 gene encoding uncharacterized protein LOC110670720 isoform X2 produces the protein MYIRVKRNKTTYFIQCDPTEKILDIKQKLQVLIDKPVNDQQLISLSNGEVLEDSKTLAEQKVENDAKVALTLRKDDNEFEDINIVKPDDFYQTRDGIGEP, from the exons ATGTACATCCGGGTTAAGCGTAACAAGACAACTTACTTTATCCAATGCGATCCAACCGAGAAGATTCTGGATATTAAGCAGAAATTGCAAGTCCTCATTGATAAGCCAGTTAATGATCAGCAACTCATCTCATTGTCCAATGGGGAAGTGTTGGAGGATTCAAAGACGTTGGCAGAACAAAAG GTTGAAAATGATGCAAAGGTTGCATTAACCTTGAGAAAAG ATGACAATGAATTTGAGGATATCAATATTGTAAAGCCAGATGATTTCTACCAGACTCGTGATGGAATTGGTGAGCCTTGA
- the LOC110670720 gene encoding uncharacterized protein LOC110670720 isoform X1, giving the protein MAMYIRVKRNKTTYFIQCDPTEKILDIKQKLQVLIDKPVNDQQLISLSNGEVLEDSKTLAEQKVENDAKVALTLRKDDNEFEDINIVKPDDFYQTRDGIGEP; this is encoded by the exons ATG GCTATGTACATCCGGGTTAAGCGTAACAAGACAACTTACTTTATCCAATGCGATCCAACCGAGAAGATTCTGGATATTAAGCAGAAATTGCAAGTCCTCATTGATAAGCCAGTTAATGATCAGCAACTCATCTCATTGTCCAATGGGGAAGTGTTGGAGGATTCAAAGACGTTGGCAGAACAAAAG GTTGAAAATGATGCAAAGGTTGCATTAACCTTGAGAAAAG ATGACAATGAATTTGAGGATATCAATATTGTAAAGCCAGATGATTTCTACCAGACTCGTGATGGAATTGGTGAGCCTTGA
- the LOC110670720 gene encoding uncharacterized protein LOC110670720 isoform X3 — MAMYIRVKRNKTTYFIQCDPTEKILDIKQKLQVLIDKPVNDQQLISLSNGEVLEDSKTLAEQKVENDAKVALTLRKVTAALAVMVTSNGNNSITAVI; from the exons ATG GCTATGTACATCCGGGTTAAGCGTAACAAGACAACTTACTTTATCCAATGCGATCCAACCGAGAAGATTCTGGATATTAAGCAGAAATTGCAAGTCCTCATTGATAAGCCAGTTAATGATCAGCAACTCATCTCATTGTCCAATGGGGAAGTGTTGGAGGATTCAAAGACGTTGGCAGAACAAAAG GTTGAAAATGATGCAAAGGTTGCATTAACCTTGAGAAAAG TGACGGCCGCATTAGCAGTTATGGTCACAAGTAATGGGAATAATTCTATAACAGCAGTAATATAA